The Nerophis lumbriciformis linkage group LG27, RoL_Nlum_v2.1, whole genome shotgun sequence genome contains the following window.
tgccttcagtgacaatctacaatgtaaatggtcatgaaaataaagaaaacgcattgaatgaggagaaggtgtgtccaaacttttggcctgtattgtatatatatatatatatatatatatatatatatatatatatatatatacgtatatatatacaatacagttTAAGTTTAAAAGTTTTGGGGACCCCCTGGTATATGGAGTATTATTGTTgataatgtttttaatgaatacttaagcctactacgctGCTGTCGTTTAATGTTTGTCATGatgttggtacttggagagccaagtaatTTCTGAGGTGCGACTTGGTGAAaatgttgtgtgtgttgtgtagtgTCACATGTGGTATGAcatcagacagacagacagacagatagatggatagatggatagatggatagatggatagacagatagacagacagacagacagacagacagacagacagacagacagacagacagacagattttATTGTCTGTTACAAAACAAATATTCATCTTCGACAGGCTCTAAGACAAACTTACAGGAACAAACAATAGGAgatgaaatataaaataaaacgtagaaacaaaatgtaaaatgtataaaagATGATGCAACAGTGTTCATCTCGTGTTTAAAGTGATGAGGGCAGTGGGAATTACATGTTTTTCCGGGAAAGTGGGACTTTAAAACCTGATGGTAGCAGCTGGAATGAAGCTtatgccatcctcgtcactgccgtcgtgtccttgggcaagacactttacccacctgctcccggtgtCACCGACACCGGTTTAAATGCAGCTTAAAGATgtaaataatgggtttcactgtgtaaagcactttgagcctctggagaaaagcgctatataaatataattcacttcacttcacatcgtCTGCCAAATTTAAATCATTATATCGTCTACACCGCGCAATACCAACAGGGTTATTTACAGCGTTCCAAGCTGGAACGTAGCATGTGACCACCAAGATTTCAGGCTCGACATTTCAGCACAACAAGTTTTTGTACTATTTAATGATTGATTAaactatattagggatgtccgataatggctttttgccgatatccgatattccgatattgtctaactctttaattaccgataccgatatcaaccgatatatgcagtcttggaattaacacattattatgcctaatttggacaaccaagtatggtgaagataaggtacttaaaaattttttttataaaatagaataaaataaataaaaaatttaaaaaaagaaagtaaaacaatataaaaacagttacattgcaactagtaattaatgaaaatgagtaaaattaactgttaaaggttagtactattagtggaccagcagcacgcacaatcatgtgtgcttatggactgtgtcccttgcagactgtattgatatatattgacatataatgtaggaaccagaatattaataacagaaagaaacaacccttttgtgtgaatgagtgtaaatgggggaggaaggttttttgggttggtgcactaattgtaagtgtatcttgtgtttttttatgttgatttaataaaataaaataaaataaaaaaacgataccgataacaaaaaaaaccgataccgataatttccgatattacattttaacgcatttattggcctgCCGACATCTCTAAACTACATCATTTGAAATAACTTATTATAAATGAGAGGTTCGGTCATATTTCGAAAGATATTCAGTGCCCAGGGTATTTCAGTTGTGCTGATTTTGTTCTGGACAAAAACACTTGCACGGCGGCATCATCGAGCCAAAATAGTCCCATTACTCATGGCAGACACAGCGCTCATGTGTGCGCCGTGATCTATTGTTGCCACACGGCAGCGGCTTATGCAAGTCCCCATGCAGCAGGCCGGCCACTGGCAATGTGCTGCAGACGTGTCATtccaaggctaataataatataaatactcatCCCTCAGGGGTGCAGTTCACAAGGAGCTCACGGAAATAGGTCAGCAAGTGGCTGGCCAATTCCCGTCAATTAAAGTGCTAATGCAACAGGTTGTCAGTGCCGTTATTAGCAGCGGACATGATAACGCTTTAACGTTCACACGAAAGACGGATGATGCCGAGGTCCATGATCTCGAGACCGCTATAATGATGAAATACAAATTGCCTCAAtgactctagagcaggggtgtcaaactcgttttagaccggaggccacatggagaaaaatctactctcaagtgggccggactggtaaaatcacggcacgataacttaaaaataaaaacaatttcagattgttttttttttttgtttaaaaatagaacaagcacattctgaaaatgtacaaatcataatgttgttgttggtttttttttacaattacctgctacggttaatagtatatatactgtatttgtcgttatttatactttctgaataatttAAGTGattgtggggggaggtgtggccagcgctgcctgcaggagcaaaggtcaccgcctctgtccatggtgctgaggacagagcaccatcaaacgggggcgtggcagtgctgacggcgagacacagctggcaggtgattagatttcacaggtggtacgtgttaatctaatcatctgttgtctttaacagtaagctgccgggagcaggaggggagagaggatacggacgtggctgaaaagttgcGTCCTGCtggagaagtgaagtgaagtgaattacatttagtatagcgctttttctcaagagaCTCAAAGCGAGAGAAAACTTTGGTTAAAACATATGATTATTAAAACCTTTTTAAAACCTgtacgcttggctcctgtgccgtgtctgacagtgggactgtgAGGACACAACTTCCacagtgataatgttcatcagtcaactcattggtgttaattttgaatctatcaagataaaaaaataatatcaaaatcaaattacagtatgttatttatgtagttagatcattttcctcgactggtgcactaacatgtggtttattttttttgtacatatgtagcatcatctacaaagatgcaaataattgctattgcgacatcgagtggacacatttagaacagtagtTTCCTCATTAAAAAATTTtgactcatttttatacttcgcgaactcatcccgcgggccggataaaacctgtttgccctcgggccgtacgtttgacacccctgctcttgaACAAGTCTTCAGTGGTTCCTCAGTTTCCGTCAGTATTCCAGtccaaaaggtcagacaaaaAACAATTAGCATGAATCAAATTTTTTTCCCGTAGGAAATGATGACGATGAATCCGATTATTCCATTTCAGACACCTACAAACATCAACTCAAAACACATTTCATAGAGAATAATTATAATTGAGTTGAAATTTAGTTgaaatggatgaatgaacatGTAACATCGCTTATACATAATCAAAGACCCTTGTTGGCAAAGACATCACTGAGTGGAGAGTACTTTCTTAAATTTCTTTAATTGGTAGGGGGtcctggttgctttgttgggtctgctcctgtctctggccatgctccctcccaccccagcagacgatggcgtttaACACCGCAGAGGacaccacagtgtgtgtgggtgttaaaattatgtttttgtctgGTTGTTTgtttatgcatggtgcaatcatgtgtgcgcaatgtatattattggttgattattattattttttttgtttttgtttgacttttgtgactgtgtgtataagtggcactgctggagtggcagctggttgcatcagctctgtttccctcttacacacatgtttatgtgtgctatggctatgagttttttcccccttggcctcaatTTGGACacactctccaggggcccaggcttagactgatatatatttttttttctcactctCCTCCCCagagtttacctgtttctcaccttttttgtacgggacgccggaagttggcagacccgtcagcaatcctgttctgtctccctgtaatgtttgtctgctcttgaatgggattgtgctggaaATCTTAAATTCCCGTCagagattaataaagtatttctgattctgattctgattctggaaTTCAGCAGTTTTTATCATCTTCTTAATAAGAAGGCTCTCAGAACTCGCAGCTTTCTTTGGCCTCATGGTGCCTTATTTTAAAGTCCTAGTCACTTAAACAAGGCACAATGACCTACTGACCAACGagtgggattctttgtttaggTACTTGAATCCGCAGATTGATACGCAGGCAAATGAACCAGTTTGTTAGCCCAATGATCGGCCATACAATACTAATTTTGGCAAAACTTATCGTCAATTTCATACAAAAAGTCAGTGCTACGATATCATGTATTGTGCTTACCCAAAGggatgatgtgttcaatgacGACCTTGTCCTGCTCGATGGACGATGAGGGAGCTTCAATATCTACAAACATCAAAGtacaagaaaaaaagtcaaaatagtcatgaacaaaaaccttATAATATACCGTAATTTCCGTACTCTGAGCTGCTACTTTTCCTCCACTCTTTGAAACCTGTGCTTTATACAATGCTGCAGATAATTTAAGGATTTTTCCGGGTTCACAAGCTTCCCAAGCCGCCAATAAATTTAGCTTTGTCACATCAGGCCAATGAAGTTGCCAAGCGGGTCACGGTGGACCAGTGAAATTATGTACATTAtatcaaacacactcacacaatcagtcagccatttagtgtgttatggactcaccctcattgTGGCCAAAATACGAATAAATGCACACAACACAGCCCCAAaacccatccatcccatccattttctaccgcttattcccttcggggtcgcggggggcgctggagcctatctcagctacaatcgggcggaaggcggggtacaccctggacaagtcgccacctcatcgcagggccaacacagatagacagacaacattcacactcacattcacacactagggcccatttagtcttgccaatcaacctatccccaaaaccaaagatgataaaccCAGCCAACGTAAAAAGAAATTGTCGCTGCATGGAACGGGTAAAGTAGGCTAGAgtatgccgtgttacaggcactgccTTTTGTTAAAGTTGTAAATGAACACAAGCGCTTgtttaaatatttcatgtttcagtGTGAACACCTGAGTCACGCCTGTATTTTTACTAAATAACAGTTGTCTAAAAATTATGTGGTTGTGgattataattatttaattaattaattctgcCGTGAGGTTTACCAGTACTTTAATCAGTGTAAGTTTGTTTGTTCGCAATTTACTGTTTGAAGTTTGaagttacctactcagtggcctagtggttagagtgtccgccctgagatcggtaggttgtgagttcaaaccccggccgagtcataccaaagactataaaaaaaaatgggacccattacctccctgcttgacgctcagcatcaagggttggaattgggggttaaattaccaaaaatgattcccgggcgcggcactgcccactgctcctctcacctcccagggggtgaacaagggaatgggtcaaatacagaggacaaatttcaccacacctagtgtgtgtgtgtgacaatcattggtactttaacttgttaACTTTAACTTGTACCAACCTGTATTGTCCCTTCTGTTGGTATTCAACAAATTAAATATTGTGACAATTCCCACACAGATAAGAATAAGAAAACATTCTAATTAATAATTGACGAAACTTTAAAAATCTTTAAAAGAAAAACTTCAATGTACCGTATATGTTGGGTCAGAAGCTGAAATGTCAAACCAAATTTTATCTATGTTTGATCCAGTTTGCGGCagtttacacagaataaatgatgTCTCATTACACTATTAACCTGTAATTTTGTGTTACATACTCTGTATagaatatgttttattttgtgtgaagtaccttttttatttttgctgTCTTTGTGTTGTGTCACATCAGAGCTGGTCTCTTTGACCTGAACTACATCCTGGACCTTGCTGTCTTGCTCGGCTATTTCAATGTGGTTCTTTACTGGCTCCTTTAAGGAACCGCTGTCAGGGATTTTGTCCTCAGTGGACGTTTCATCCAGCGCAACCTTAACATCCTCATTGGGAAAACCACTTAAGTTAGTGATAGGCTGCTCAGGAGTCATAGGAAACTGAATTTGTTTCATGATAGGGGTCTCAGAAGTCATAGGACACAATGTTTGTTTCATGATAGGTGGTTCAGAAGTCGTAAGACACTGAATTTGTTTCATGATAGGGGGCTCAGGAGTCGTAGGATACTGAGTTTGTTTCATGATAGGTGGTTCAGCAGTCGTAAGACACTGACTTTGTTCCATGATAGGGGGCTCAGGAGTCGTAGGACACTGAGTTTGTTTCATGACAGGTGGTTCAGGAGTCATAGGATCCTGAGTTTGTTTCTGGATAGGTGGTTCGGGAGTCGTAGGACATGGAGTTTGTTTCATGATAGGTGGTTCAGCAGTCGTAAGACACTGACTTTGTTTCATGATAGGGGGCTCAGGAGTCATAGGACACAGAGTTTGGTTAATGATAGGTGGCTCAGGAATCGTAGGACACTGAGTTTGTTTCATGATAGGTGGTTCAGGAGTCATAAGACACTGAATTTCTTTCATAGGTGGCTCAAGAGTCAAAGGACACTGAATTCTATCATCTACTCTGGTCTCAGTTGAAACAACTTTCTCAACTTCCAAAGTTTCAGTTGGGACTTCAGCATCGTCACATATCAGCGTCTGAACAGATTCCTCCACACACATCTTCTGCTCCTCCAAAGAAGGGGTAGGCAACGGTATAGGCTCTTCTATTGCAAGTGTTTGCTCTTCTGCAGATTCTTTAGGACCAGTCAAATCCTCCTCCAGGTCAGGAAGGTCGGGTTCAATAATGGAATCGTCTTCTCCCCCTACTTCATCAACTGTCAGAAATTCCTCCATGTTCTTAGGATACCAGCATTCATCATCAGTGTTTTCGCCACCATCCAATCTCTTCTCCTGACAAACAGATCAAGAGAAAGTCTGTTAATTTTCTGCAATTAACCTTCAGAATTGAATATGATGGATTCAAATGTTATTATTCTTCCTTCTACGTACATTTTCCTTGAGTTTAGAACACTCAATAGCATCTTCTGGCTTGTTACTGCTCTGGGGTGACGCCTGCTCTTTAGAACGGTCATcctggaaaataaaaaatgtaggtGAATGTACTTTGCTGGGCTTTCAACTTGTTTATAACTCACAGTATGTCCTGTTGGGCTGTCATGTTTCTCTGCATTGGTGCACCTTCTGCTGGACTTTCTACTCCCTCTGCAGGGAGAACTCTGCTTCTTGTCATCTGGGGTTCTGCGAAATGGTTCATCATTCATCTCGCTCTCCGGATGCCTCGACCTACTCTGGTAATCACTTCCATTCCTTCTCTTTGACTTGGTATCGCGTCTTAAGTATGGAGATCTGATCACCTTGTCAGACCTCATGTAGAAGTTGTCTTCCATGTTTCTGTAGGAGTTAAAGGCCATGCCTTGAGGGTTGCCTCGTGGGAAGTCTCTGTTTCTCCTCATCCCTTCATCTCCTCCTCGCTCATCTGCAGACCGAGAGATGCCATAATCCAAGGGTTTCCCGTAGGCTTTCCAGCGGTCAGTTGGCCGTTCATTGGGCCGGTCACTATCGATGTTGCTGCCATTCCGCCTGATATCATCCCTCTCCTTTCCATCTTCTGCCCGTCTAAAATGTGACGACCAGTCCCAAGAACCTTGGCGAGGGCCTATGCCATTGCTGCCTCTTTCCTGACCTCTGCATGGGGCCGCCTGGGGGCTGTGGGCTGAGCTGCATGAGGTAAAACTGGGACTGTGTGAGTGAGGGCTCAGGGAGCGGCTGATGGGGCTGCGGGAGCGGGCTCTCTCTGGCATGTAGCTGCAGGACagccagtcaatcaatcaatcaatttatatGAATCAAAATAAAAGTTTACAAGCACAATAAAATGATCACACTTTCACTTAAATAGCTTAACAAGTCCAAAAGGATAGGAGGAGGCTGATCAAATTTGTTCCCACCCATGTACCGTTATAGGTATCTGATAATAATAGCACATAGACATGTTACACGTATAGACCATCTAAAGCAGATTTGGCTTAAAGCAGTGTTCTTGTTCAATCTTAGTGAAATATCTGACCTTGCTCTAAGACATGAAAGGCAACCATCAGATTCTTTCCAGTCTGTAGATGAAGTTACTTATAAGTAATAATATTGATAACATTTCCTTACTTCTCAAGTTCATTTGTTTCGTCTCTTTCCCGTTGAGTGGCAATGTCTAGAATGATTGCCTGAACATTTTTACCTGGTTTCTGTAAAACAGAAAATATGTCATTTAGCCAATGCTTTGGTTCATGCACTGCCTGGTTAGAAAAGGTCACACACTCTAAAGATTTTATTGGTTCGTCTTTAGCTTTGATTTTGCAAGCTTCTGCAATATCACGACCAGTGTCAggaattaatcattattattaacaATTATGGCTTACCATGGTGTCAGCGCATTACTGATTTTAAAATTGAAAATAGGTATTTTTAGAAACATCTAGTTGATGGTGGACCAATTACAGAGTACGTGACCTGCAATTTTCTTCCAAAACCCTAGGGGacagtgttttcctgtgtgtaacaGTGGTTGTAAACTTGCAGTAAACAATGACAACACATACTTTAATGTTTGAGATGGAACTAATCTTCTAGAAACAACGGTCACTTTTAATATACACATTGCTTTGAAAACTGGAAGAGATCGATGATGGTGacgacaaaaaaacacaatgtcAAACACGGCATGCAACTCCTGCGATTTCTTTCAGTGAGCTGAAAAAAGTGCTTCCTAATTAACAGTTTATATGATAAAATTACATAAGAGTGTAGAAAATGTTTAAGAACCTTGTGGTTTAGGAGTGCGTGGAAGCTTAACAACAGTCTATGGAGGGTTTCTAATGACATAAAATGCATACAGTATTTATTGAATATTATCATTGAATAAATAGCATCCTATTTCTTTCCAAAATCTGTATTCATAATTATTGTATTGATGATGCAATAAACTGTTTTAACACGGTTTAAAAATGTGTTAGACAGTTAATCAAACTTAGTCCTATTTTAACAGTTTGGTCAATATTCTTAGAGGTTTTCCCTGCTTCCTTCTTTTCTCCCCATGCAGTAATATTCAACAGAACAGAGGTTTTTACccattttgacctcggggcccaaattTCCCACTCCAAGCACACTCAAATTTCTACacaaaattattaccgtatttttcggactataagtcgcagtttttttcatagtttggccaggctccagtgcaacttatatatgtttttttccttctttattatgcattttcggcaggtgcgacttatactccgaaaaatacggtaatgctacTTGATTTTAATTATATTCAATAATGATATCTAACCCACTTATAGCTTACAACAttgtcaaatgaaatgaaaccaagtgttaatcacaaatattattattcatttaacacataaacctcatAAATAACTAattcaaaataaatgtacatacaaatatgttgtgctaatataaaaaaaaagaataatgaatatgtttcttagctAAACTGAAAGAAACGTGACTAaaagaaaatacagctttaccattttagtcataatttctgcgcttaagaaactatgagattagctccagacttcttaggTTTTTCCGATATATTCattcacaagtggtggaaaagcggattacaactgagtaccgctgcagtTCATACAGACCACAGATGAGAAACTGATATTTCTCATAGTTAAGTTAGTTAAATGTTGGTGGTGAACCTTTTTTAGCCAGGCAGAGTAGTTAAAAATACTACGTCCACATGTTGGCGTCTTACCTTAAGCTGCAGCTCCTGGTACCTCTTAGACATTCGAATGAGAAGTTTCTGATTGTTTATGGAAGCTGGCGTCAGTTGGTAGTACTGCACCATGGCCTGAGCTGCTTCGATGTAGGCCATCTCTAGAAAGGCCTGATTTGAGACAACATCATGAAAAACAACTTGTTATGTCACTTCTAAGACTGTCTGTTCGAAAGTCCCAGAAGAAGCTGCATCTACATTGAAATCAATTTGACACTGTGTGGTTCTTATTTTGAACGAGTCGTACCTCAATCAACAGTCAAATTAAGGCAACCAAAATGTATGCGCTGTAGCTACACTATGTGGACAAAACACGCACACTCCTTAATTAATCAGGGGTTTAGCCTGCGAAACGTCATGAGTTTAGTAAGGAATCTGGCTTGCAGGGTGCTCTCAAATTAGTTGTATATATCTGGCAATCTGACTGCTGCAAATAAGCCGCCAACTTGTGGTCAGCGAGAGTAAAGCAGATCAAAGACCatttaatcacacacacacacacaatcagtcagccatttagtgtGTTATAGACTCACCCTCATTGAGGCGAAAACACAACACAGCCCCAAAATCAAAGATGATCAACCCGGCCAAAGCAAAAATAAACTAAGTTAGGCTGGTGTAtactgtgttacagacactgtcttttgatacatttgtaaatgaacacaagcgtctgtgtaaatatttcatgtttcagtGTGTACACCTGAGGTAAACcaatatttgaaaatatttgaaagaaaaaGTTCCATGTGTATGTCGCTGTACAAAAttgaaataataaatacatctTCAAATAATTACTAAAATGCCTCAGTAATTAATTGGAATTAGAATCAATTACCTAATTGTTTTGTTAAATATGtccttaatttatttaatgtaaaatttaatTTTAGGTATTTAATCATTTATTAACTATTGattttttcatttaattatttattttatgatttcatTAGTTATTTCATAATTTCATTAATTACTGATTTCATTGTTTCgtgattaatttttttaatttaatgattAATGCCCAATAATTCACCAGGTGTGAGGAttcgcccactgactttgatggtTGTGTTTGACGGGTAAAATGAGTTCATGAAGCGCAAGTGAGGACCAAATgggacataaataaataaataaaatctttAATCAATTACTTAAAGGTGTCATTAATCAATTTTGATTGGAATTAAATACTTAATAATTCATTCAACATAAATTtacatttaataatttaattaaatatttacttaattatttaatgaattatttatgTGGAAAAAACCCAAATGagacaaaattaaacaaataaataatctttaaacaattacttaaatgtgtcatcaaTTAATTATATCTTTATGTAAATGATTAAGtcgtgaaataattaaatcatgaaataattatttaaactatgaaataattaattaaacgtACACTTATTTTACTTGAAATAAATTAATGATACATTCAATAACACATTAATGTATAGAATTACAACTATAATTAATTTTATAGGTAGCGCTAAGGAGCCAATTTTGAAATTTCCTTTTCGGAATTCCCAAATTATAAATTATTTTACAGAACTGGATGAGCTTGCACAAATTTGGGGAGTTTTCATGCATGTTAAGGGCTTCAAAAAGACGTTTAAACGGGgtgaatgataataataataataataatagtaataataaaaaacattgcaATTTCAATAGAGTCCTTGCGGTGCTTCCCATTGCACCTGCTCTGCTGCTCGGGCcctaattaattaatgacacattcgagtaattatttaaaaattaaaatcatttaattttgTGCCATTTGGCCCTTCCTAGTGTGGACAACGTCATATTTTCTTTACTATACTAATATCTTCTgagcatacactgcaaaaaaagagctggcaaaatagaaaaaaatactaaaaaaatagtGAAATTATTTGTCCATGCatctaattaattaattcataaatatagAAATTAGCAGGACGTTCAAGATAAAAAGATAAGAAgaaagaaagacaagcattattcaacttgcaattcttaaattgcaagttgcagccctttgagacacttgtgatttagggctatataaataaatattgactgattgattgattaaattaagcatccttgatatgttgcagaatctttaaacatgatttttttttttatgtggggaaaaccaaaatattttatttgaatagtTGTTttctcaatttttatttttttcaaactacaatagaaaaaatacaaatattcatgctaaaattaagatcaagatgtaaagtcaatgactaaaaataagtaaatagctcgtAAAACTAGGgaattttctaaaaataaaatgttaaatcttggcaagtagcaaataatttgcagtgtgcAAAATACTTTATGCAGATCCAACGTAGCTAAGCACAAATACTGATTGATAAGAAAATAATTGTGCTGTTGCCATACCTGATGGGTAGAACGCATCAGGATGTAATTGGTTACTTTGCCGAAAGGAATTCCCAGGTTGATGACATCATTCTCTGTGCAGCTGCCCTCGGGGAGGTTGCAGATGTGAACCACCCGTCCCGTGGTTGCCGTCCTTGGTGgaaaaggctaaaaaaatatatatatataacaacaacaTAGTCAGCATTTATGCGAGGGGGGGGACCAAGACATGATAATTGTAGCTAAATCTTTACAGATTTGGCCATTGGGACAGGTTGCTGGAGAGAAGCCAGGAGCACAGCCAAGGTGCCCTTAAGCAAAGTCATGAACTCCCCCCCAACTGCCTAGGGGCCCGACATAGTTGCACAGCGTCCTGACTCTGACATTTCTCCTTGAAAGTGTGAAGAGAAATTCCCTTGTAGGGTATAAAGTTACTTTAATTGGTAACATAAAGCAGGTGTTCAAAACGAAGCCTGCGCGTCTTCCCTGGAGGCGGTGCGACCATGTGTTCTCTCGCTGTCAGTCAGCCAAGAAAATAAATGCCTGTATAAGAACCATCAATGCAAAGTATAATTAAATGCATGTGTCATGTTTGGTGAAGCACATACAGGTCCTGCAGGAAGCGATTCTGCTTGTTATCAATGCAACACTATCATCGCACATGCAGCGAGTC
Protein-coding sequences here:
- the rbm20 gene encoding RNA-binding protein 20 → MLGKGQSGGYSSDSAGDVLQSAVPLDSAAKKGLHLGGQLSGGLQAGSQQQNQQLLLTPASLQLAQLQAQLTLHRLKLAQGGNTAAATVLNQVLSNVAMAQPLFNQLRNPQIGFPTGVPGFPTSNSAFGTTGFNQNAGNCRPNHHVGGTTVGPQGVESVPTYPSDVDRRVPYNLGASAASTPAANGHYSVINTKQQNNVAFKQDFYGQDISGQQAGFGVGDQNMTLYNCTGQKEQWTSPTNLSQTANAATASDVATVWTAAGQAGRSRKELYNPEEPTSDHKFNLQGGGSSFGTSDMQGYTGYQPLHGTEDTLCSGTRALQPYQVNDYHAVTPTQLPHQCSICDKKVYNLKDWDHHVKGKLHMQNRMLYINESAAVLSAGAALYALGRPTDGALNAGDANSRIYPAAGQDISPGVNSSYLPAAAMKNYPLPNTVFTSPQPESKPFPPRTATTGRVVHICNLPEGSCTENDVINLGIPFGKVTNYILMRSTHQAFLEMAYIEAAQAMVQYYQLTPASINNQKLLIRMSKRYQELQLKKPGKNVQAIILDIATQRERDETNELENYMPERARSRSPISRSLSPHSHSPSFTSCSSAHSPQAAPCRGQERGSNGIGPRQGSWDWSSHFRRAEDGKERDDIRRNGSNIDSDRPNERPTDRWKAYGKPLDYGISRSADERGGDEGMRRNRDFPRGNPQGMAFNSYRNMEDNFYMRSDKVIRSPYLRRDTKSKRRNGSDYQSRSRHPESEMNDEPFRRTPDDKKQSSPCRGSRKSSRRCTNAEKHDSPTGHTDDRSKEQASPQSSNKPEDAIECSKLKENEKRLDGGENTDDECWYPKNMEEFLTVDEVGGEDDSIIEPDLPDLEEDLTGPKESAEEQTLAIEEPIPLPTPSLEEQKMCVEESVQTLICDDAEVPTETLEVEKVVSTETRVDDRIQCPLTLEPPMKEIQCLMTPEPPIMKQTQCPTIPEPPIINQTLCPMTPEPPIMKQSQCLTTAEPPIMKQTPCPTTPEPPIQKQTQDPMTPEPPVMKQTQCPTTPEPPIMEQSQCLTTAEPPIMKQTQYPTTPEPPIMKQIQCLTTSEPPIMKQTLCPMTSETPIMKQIQFPMTPEQPITNLSGFPNEDVKVALDETSTEDKIPDSGSLKEPVKNHIEIAEQDSKVQDVVQVKETSSDVTQHKDSKNKKDIEAPSSSIEQDKVVIEHIIPLGVEFIEPRTGFFCKLCELFYTSEETAKMSHCRSTVHYRNLQKYLSQLAQESLHFGFSTTQ